In the genome of Massilibacillus massiliensis, one region contains:
- a CDS encoding YbaK/EbsC family protein, which translates to MSVEKVKNYLKQWDAGHRVIEFEQSSATVLLAAEAAGVIPARIAKTISFHDGNGGCILIATAGDMKIDNAKFKQQFGIKAKMLDADKVIELTGHAIGGVCPFAIEHPSTKVYTDVSLQRFDTIFPACGSSNSAIELTCDELFIYAKSNAWIDVCKIIL; encoded by the coding sequence ATGTCAGTAGAAAAAGTAAAAAACTATTTGAAGCAATGGGATGCGGGGCATAGAGTTATAGAATTTGAACAATCCAGTGCGACCGTTTTGTTGGCTGCAGAAGCAGCCGGTGTAATTCCAGCAAGAATCGCGAAAACAATTTCTTTTCATGATGGAAACGGCGGCTGTATTTTGATAGCAACTGCTGGTGATATGAAAATCGATAATGCTAAATTTAAGCAACAGTTTGGCATTAAAGCAAAGATGTTAGACGCTGATAAAGTAATTGAGCTAACGGGACATGCGATTGGCGGGGTCTGTCCATTTGCAATTGAACATCCGAGTACAAAAGTATATACAGATGTTTCTTTGCAGCGTTTTGACACAATATTCCCTGCCTGTGGCAGCAGTAATAGTGCAATTGAGTTAACTTGCGATGAACTTTTTATTTATGCAAAAAGTAATGCATGGATTGATGTTTGTAAAATAATCTTATAA
- a CDS encoding metallophosphoesterase, whose translation MKGPSIYFLFSIMLVMMLISYLSITLAMRVFPFYREVKLKKIYWCLNFIAFIGLVFGRGRFDMYSFSGIFVEVTVIWFMSQIFVLLLLPVCYIVKKAISKFFSDQTVEVDMTRRRLIKGIAVSLPLASVGMSSYGALYGSRQVEVLKHDILLQNLDPSLENFKIAQISDAHIGMFFSVRKFRLILDRLKAENPDVLVITGDLIDEVGVIEQTVDVLNEYAPAFQKGIYFSWGNHEYFRNFAKIEQALNASKVTILRNRSEVLVEAKRPLYLLGVDYPWADEGQAQIQKCKDMTEQAMEAVPADATKVLLSHHPGCIDAAYEQGIDLTLTGHTHGGQIAILGQSLLPVRYKYMRGMYKTEQQYGYVSTGAGSWFPFRIGCPAEVAIFTLKTK comes from the coding sequence GTGAAAGGTCCGTCAATTTATTTTTTATTTAGTATTATGCTAGTTATGATGTTGATTTCTTATTTGTCTATTACATTAGCAATGCGAGTATTTCCATTCTATCGCGAAGTAAAACTTAAAAAGATCTATTGGTGTTTGAATTTTATTGCTTTTATTGGTCTTGTTTTTGGCCGCGGCAGATTTGATATGTACTCGTTTTCGGGCATATTTGTAGAGGTAACTGTGATTTGGTTTATGTCGCAAATTTTTGTACTGTTGTTGCTGCCAGTTTGTTATATCGTAAAGAAAGCTATTTCCAAATTTTTTAGTGATCAAACCGTGGAGGTAGATATGACAAGACGTAGATTGATTAAAGGCATTGCGGTTTCATTACCGCTGGCTTCTGTAGGCATGAGTTCCTATGGAGCACTTTATGGAAGTAGACAGGTAGAAGTATTAAAACACGATATTCTTTTGCAAAATTTGGATCCATCTTTAGAAAATTTTAAAATTGCACAAATCAGCGATGCCCATATTGGTATGTTTTTTTCTGTTCGTAAATTTAGATTGATTTTAGACCGGCTTAAGGCAGAAAACCCAGATGTACTTGTTATTACGGGTGATTTGATTGATGAAGTTGGAGTGATAGAACAGACCGTCGACGTCTTGAATGAATATGCACCGGCATTCCAGAAGGGCATTTATTTTTCATGGGGAAATCATGAGTATTTTAGAAATTTCGCGAAAATTGAACAAGCATTAAATGCGAGTAAAGTTACGATATTGAGAAATCGTAGTGAAGTATTAGTCGAGGCGAAGCGTCCACTTTATCTTCTTGGGGTAGATTACCCGTGGGCGGATGAAGGACAAGCACAAATTCAGAAATGCAAGGATATGACAGAACAGGCAATGGAAGCCGTACCGGCTGATGCAACAAAGGTTTTGTTGAGCCATCATCCCGGGTGTATTGATGCTGCTTACGAGCAGGGGATTGATCTTACTTTAACCGGACATACGCATGGGGGGCAGATTGCAATTTTGGGTCAGTCGTTATTGCCTGTACGATATAAATACATGCGTGGAATGTATAAAACAGAGCAGCAGTATGGGTATGTCAGCACCGGAGCAGGCAGTTGGTTTCCGTTCCGGATAGGATGTCCGGCTGAAGTAGCTATATTTACATTAAAAACAAAATAG
- a CDS encoding methyl-accepting chemotaxis protein codes for MKYSIGERDFTGIAGKSLQFRIILGIVISLLMSALLIAGFAIYTTRDYLQKDAYENVNERYNGITQLFDIYKVNALGHANTLAKHPQLIDALKRRDRQALFSITTPLMKEGHLDYMVITDPKGYALIRTHEPGVIPKADDSIANQMNVAQAIKGTPFVGIEEGKVVKLSVRAGAPIYDEAGALLGVVSTGYVISQNEIVDSAKKMLGADFTLYLKNESVASTITDQKDKRSVGMLLEQADVVDTVLTKGTTYLGQNQVEGIAYTVAYGPLIGANGKVIGMVASQIPTSFMEQISQTLTYRTLFVSLLALIVVMFAATIFIRRLLKPLQSILEKIMEVAKGNLTVTALDIKSQDEIGRLAVGFNTMLHNLRDLMQGVANSSEQVAAASEELTASAEQTAQAVNQVAAVISDVADGAQTQAQAVNHTTLAVEQMSAGIQQIDANINLVAGTSAKSTGAAQAGSKAVDEAVNQMAQIEKTVLKSAQVVTRLGESSKEIGQIVDAISGIAGQTNLLALNAAIEAARAGEQGRGFAVVADEVRKLAEQSQEAAKQIADLIAKIQEDTDHAVAAMEDGTREVHVGADVVQHAGQSFKEIDQYILAVSSQIQEIAGTVKELANGSQQIVASVKNIDRISKDTTGQTQTVSAATEEQSAAMEEIASSGQALAKLSEELMQFVGRFKM; via the coding sequence ATGAAGTATTCTATCGGGGAAAGGGATTTTACAGGAATTGCTGGCAAGAGTCTTCAATTTAGAATTATTTTGGGGATTGTGATAAGTCTGTTAATGAGTGCTCTTTTAATCGCGGGGTTTGCGATTTATACCACGCGGGATTATTTGCAAAAAGATGCTTATGAGAATGTGAATGAACGTTACAATGGAATTACACAGTTATTTGATATTTATAAAGTCAACGCGTTAGGGCATGCGAACACGCTTGCAAAACACCCACAGCTTATAGATGCGCTTAAACGACGGGATAGACAAGCTTTGTTTTCGATAACGACGCCTTTAATGAAGGAAGGCCATCTGGATTATATGGTGATTACGGATCCGAAAGGGTATGCGCTGATTCGGACGCATGAGCCAGGTGTCATTCCAAAAGCGGATGATAGTATTGCCAATCAAATGAATGTAGCACAAGCGATCAAAGGGACTCCTTTTGTTGGTATTGAAGAAGGGAAGGTCGTGAAACTTTCTGTGCGCGCTGGCGCACCAATTTATGATGAAGCCGGCGCTCTACTTGGTGTAGTTTCTACGGGCTATGTGATCAGTCAAAATGAGATTGTAGATAGTGCGAAGAAGATGCTGGGTGCTGATTTCACGTTGTATTTAAAAAATGAAAGTGTAGCATCTACGATTACCGATCAAAAAGATAAGAGAAGCGTGGGCATGCTGCTAGAGCAAGCCGATGTTGTGGATACAGTACTTACAAAGGGAACGACGTATTTGGGGCAGAACCAAGTAGAAGGAATAGCGTATACTGTTGCGTATGGTCCTTTGATTGGTGCAAATGGCAAAGTCATTGGTATGGTTGCATCTCAGATACCAACATCGTTTATGGAACAAATAAGTCAAACACTTACCTATCGGACGTTGTTTGTTTCATTACTGGCACTGATCGTAGTGATGTTTGCCGCAACTATTTTTATTCGCCGTCTGTTAAAACCATTGCAAAGTATCTTGGAGAAGATTATGGAGGTTGCAAAGGGAAATCTTACGGTTACTGCACTTGATATAAAAAGCCAAGATGAAATTGGTAGATTGGCTGTTGGGTTTAATACAATGTTACATAATTTACGCGACCTTATGCAGGGGGTTGCAAACTCTTCGGAGCAAGTAGCGGCAGCCTCGGAAGAGTTAACCGCAAGTGCTGAGCAAACTGCGCAGGCAGTTAATCAGGTGGCAGCAGTTATCAGTGATGTTGCTGATGGTGCTCAAACGCAGGCGCAAGCTGTGAATCATACGACATTGGCAGTTGAGCAAATGTCAGCGGGAATTCAGCAAATTGATGCGAATATAAATTTAGTTGCGGGTACGTCGGCAAAATCGACGGGAGCTGCACAAGCGGGCAGCAAAGCGGTGGATGAAGCTGTAAATCAAATGGCGCAGATTGAAAAAACGGTGTTAAAATCTGCGCAAGTCGTAACGCGGCTTGGCGAAAGTTCAAAAGAGATTGGTCAAATTGTAGATGCAATTTCTGGCATTGCAGGACAAACCAATTTATTGGCATTAAATGCTGCCATTGAGGCCGCAAGAGCTGGTGAGCAGGGGCGTGGTTTTGCCGTAGTTGCGGATGAAGTTCGTAAGTTAGCTGAACAGTCACAAGAGGCTGCAAAACAAATTGCCGATTTAATTGCGAAGATTCAAGAAGATACCGATCATGCGGTTGCTGCCATGGAAGACGGAACGAGAGAGGTTCATGTCGGCGCAGATGTGGTACAGCATGCGGGGCAAAGTTTTAAAGAAATAGATCAGTATATTTTGGCAGTATCTAGCCAAATTCAAGAAATTGCAGGTACTGTGAAAGAGCTGGCAAATGGCAGTCAGCAAATTGTAGCATCGGTAAAAAATATTGATCGTATCAGTAAGGATACAACAGGGCAAACACAAACTGTATCTGCTGCTACGGAAGAGCAATCGGCTGCTATGGAAGAAATTGCGTCTTCTGGGCAGGCACTGGCGAAACTGTCCGAAGAATTGATGCAATTTGTTGGTAGATTTAAAATGTAA
- a CDS encoding MogA/MoaB family molybdenum cofactor biosynthesis protein: MFQVAVITASDKGSRGEREDLSGKLICEIMQKQGYVTHSYTILPDEKELLIEKMQALCEAQVDLILTTGGTGFSPRDCTPEATLAVVERQVPGIPEAMRYLSLQITKRAMLSRAVAGIKDKTLIINLPGSPKAVRECLEFILPELEHGLKIMCGQTGECAR; this comes from the coding sequence ATGTTTCAAGTAGCTGTTATTACTGCAAGTGACAAAGGGTCAAGGGGAGAACGTGAAGACCTGAGCGGAAAGCTGATCTGCGAAATTATGCAAAAGCAAGGGTATGTCACCCATAGTTATACGATATTGCCGGATGAAAAAGAGTTGTTGATTGAAAAAATGCAGGCTTTGTGTGAAGCGCAGGTTGATTTGATTTTAACGACTGGCGGAACAGGATTTTCACCGCGGGATTGTACGCCGGAAGCCACATTGGCTGTAGTAGAGCGGCAAGTACCCGGCATACCGGAAGCAATGCGTTACTTAAGCCTTCAAATCACAAAGCGGGCAATGTTGAGTCGTGCGGTTGCCGGGATTAAAGATAAAACTTTGATTATAAATTTGCCGGGAAGTCCAAAAGCGGTGCGTGAATGTTTGGAATTTATTTTGCCGGAATTGGAACATGGTTTAAAAATCATGTGTGGTCAGACTGGTGAATGTGCCAGATAA
- a CDS encoding MOSC domain-containing protein yields the protein MGRVMAVCMSEKKGTKKRNVFQGEFQVNHGLVGDAHAGNWHRQVSLLSFDKVEAFRAKGAEVIHGDFGENLVVAGIDFKTLPVGTRLKCNDVEMEVTQIGKECHAHCEIYKTMGDCIMPREGVFVKILHEGTIAVDDAMEIVE from the coding sequence ATGGGACGCGTTATGGCAGTATGCATGAGTGAAAAAAAAGGAACGAAAAAACGCAATGTTTTTCAGGGCGAATTTCAGGTGAATCATGGATTGGTTGGTGATGCACATGCAGGGAATTGGCATCGTCAGGTGAGTTTATTGTCCTTTGATAAAGTGGAAGCATTTCGGGCAAAAGGTGCGGAAGTTATCCATGGTGATTTTGGTGAAAATCTGGTGGTAGCGGGGATTGATTTTAAAACGCTGCCTGTGGGAACGCGATTAAAATGCAATGATGTGGAAATGGAAGTTACGCAAATCGGCAAAGAATGTCATGCACATTGTGAAATTTATAAGACGATGGGCGATTGTATTATGCCGCGTGAAGGTGTTTTTGTAAAAATCCTTCACGAAGGAACCATCGCTGTAGATGATGCTATGGAAATCGTTGAATAA
- the moaA gene encoding GTP 3',8-cyclase MoaA, with product MLDQFGRTIDYIRISVTDRCNLRCVYCMPAEGVEQFKCKDVLSYEEIIRLCRIFASLGIKKVKITGGEPLVRLDICKLIAEIKAVEGIEQVTITTNGVLLASMAEELIRSGVDGINISLDTVKKEKFKKLTRRDQLEKVMQGIYQLVKLKYDKIKINCVPIAQINGDQIAYIASFAKDYPIAVRFIELMPIGMATDYTAIDKTILRETISKAYGKLIPWDGKLGNGPANYFSIQGFKGKIGFIEAVHHKFCGQCNRVRLTANGFLKLCLQYDTGIDLRELLRNHTDDLVIKNSIEKNIFSKPLEHAFDCGTTAKTDQRKMFQVGG from the coding sequence ATGCTTGACCAATTTGGACGAACAATAGATTATATAAGAATTTCTGTGACGGATCGTTGTAATTTACGCTGCGTGTATTGTATGCCGGCAGAAGGGGTAGAACAATTTAAGTGCAAAGATGTTTTGTCCTATGAAGAAATCATCCGGTTATGCCGTATCTTTGCTTCGCTTGGTATAAAAAAAGTGAAAATTACAGGGGGAGAACCTCTGGTTCGTTTAGATATATGTAAATTAATTGCGGAGATTAAGGCAGTTGAAGGCATTGAGCAGGTCACGATTACGACGAATGGTGTTTTGCTGGCATCTATGGCTGAAGAATTAATTCGTTCTGGTGTTGATGGTATTAATATCAGTTTAGATACGGTGAAAAAAGAAAAGTTTAAAAAACTGACGAGGCGGGATCAATTAGAAAAAGTGATGCAAGGAATTTATCAATTGGTAAAATTGAAGTACGATAAAATAAAAATTAATTGTGTGCCAATTGCCCAAATCAACGGGGATCAGATTGCTTATATTGCATCTTTTGCAAAGGATTATCCGATTGCAGTTCGGTTTATTGAACTTATGCCAATTGGCATGGCAACCGATTATACCGCGATTGATAAAACAATATTACGCGAAACAATTTCTAAAGCCTACGGTAAATTAATTCCTTGGGATGGAAAATTAGGAAATGGTCCGGCAAACTATTTTTCGATTCAAGGATTTAAAGGCAAAATTGGATTTATTGAAGCCGTGCATCATAAATTTTGTGGTCAATGTAATCGTGTACGTTTGACTGCAAATGGATTTTTAAAATTGTGTCTGCAATATGATACAGGAATAGATTTGAGAGAACTGCTGAGAAATCATACCGATGATTTAGTTATAAAAAATAGTATTGAAAAAAATATATTTTCAAAACCACTTGAACATGCTTTTGATTGCGGCACTACTGCAAAGACAGATCAACGCAAGATGTTTCAAGTTGGGGGATAG
- the moaC gene encoding cyclic pyranopterin monophosphate synthase MoaC, translating into MSGLTHFDGQGNAVMVDVSEKSASHRVAIAKGKIIVNQMVYDAICAGSVKKGDVLGVARVAGIMAAKKTSDLIPMCHPLLITKCSVDFTLLPEELAVEAVATVKVNGQTGVEMEALTAVTGALLTIYDMCKALDKTMRIANVCLVQKSGGKSGDFLNHTIDSCKGSGNYA; encoded by the coding sequence ATGAGTGGATTAACACATTTTGATGGACAGGGTAATGCCGTTATGGTGGATGTGAGTGAGAAAAGTGCGTCGCATAGAGTTGCGATTGCCAAAGGAAAAATTATTGTAAATCAAATGGTATATGATGCAATTTGTGCAGGCAGTGTTAAAAAGGGGGATGTTCTTGGTGTTGCCAGAGTTGCTGGAATTATGGCAGCGAAGAAAACCAGCGATTTAATCCCGATGTGTCATCCACTGCTGATTACCAAATGCAGTGTGGATTTTACGCTGCTTCCGGAAGAATTGGCAGTTGAGGCAGTTGCAACGGTAAAAGTCAATGGTCAAACGGGCGTTGAGATGGAGGCTTTAACTGCAGTAACAGGGGCTTTGCTAACGATTTATGATATGTGTAAAGCCTTGGATAAGACGATGAGAATCGCAAATGTCTGCTTGGTGCAAAAATCCGGCGGTAAAAGCGGTGATTTTCTAAATCACACAATTGATTCATGTAAAGGAAGCGGAAACTATGCTTGA
- a CDS encoding molybdopterin molybdotransferase MoeA, translating into MVGIDLETAIDLLLKQVKAPRVTESVSLLDGVGRVIADDVWSPIDNPPFDRSPLDGYTFIAEATATATKEMPVKLEIVGEVCAGHVFAGKVGTRQAVRIMTGAPIPFPCDCVVRQEDVQADGDQLWITEPMQHHENYCFQGEDFKAKTLLVAAGSSLTAAHIATLASIGQQTVTVYKRIKVAICSTGDELVDVGEALATGKIYNSNLYLLAARLKELGVEPIVLGMVEDCAESVAAVIQAQVREADLILTTGGVSVGKKDIMHDVIACLPAKRLFWRVNMKPGTPILSYVYQGKLCIGLSGNPFAALATFELLVRPVLAKLSRKREIAYTRIPAILQDDFLKKSAGRRFIRAKYAEGKVYLPSENHSSGSLFSAVGCNALIDIPPGTPAIMRGTEVEIIKL; encoded by the coding sequence ATGGTAGGAATTGACTTAGAAACAGCGATTGATCTTCTTTTAAAGCAAGTAAAGGCACCGCGAGTAACAGAATCGGTTTCTTTATTGGATGGTGTGGGGCGCGTAATTGCTGACGACGTTTGGTCTCCAATTGACAATCCACCTTTTGATCGTTCGCCCTTAGACGGCTATACTTTTATTGCAGAAGCGACTGCCACGGCAACAAAAGAGATGCCTGTTAAATTGGAAATTGTAGGTGAAGTTTGTGCGGGACATGTTTTCGCGGGAAAAGTAGGGACGCGGCAAGCCGTACGCATTATGACTGGCGCGCCGATACCGTTTCCTTGTGATTGTGTAGTACGCCAAGAAGATGTACAGGCAGATGGGGATCAACTTTGGATTACAGAACCGATGCAGCATCACGAAAATTATTGTTTTCAAGGTGAAGACTTTAAAGCAAAGACTTTATTAGTTGCGGCAGGTTCATCTCTTACGGCTGCACATATTGCTACTTTAGCAAGTATTGGGCAGCAAACTGTAACGGTTTATAAAAGAATTAAAGTTGCAATTTGCAGTACGGGTGATGAATTGGTCGATGTGGGAGAAGCATTGGCTACGGGAAAAATTTATAACAGCAATTTATATCTGCTGGCAGCACGATTAAAAGAGCTTGGTGTGGAGCCGATTGTTTTAGGTATGGTTGAAGATTGTGCAGAATCGGTTGCAGCGGTGATTCAGGCACAGGTGCGTGAAGCCGATTTAATTCTGACTACGGGTGGTGTATCCGTAGGCAAGAAGGATATTATGCATGATGTGATTGCGTGTCTGCCGGCGAAACGTTTATTTTGGCGTGTCAACATGAAACCGGGGACACCAATTTTAAGCTATGTATATCAAGGCAAACTTTGTATTGGGTTATCAGGAAATCCATTTGCTGCTTTAGCCACTTTTGAGTTGCTGGTACGTCCGGTCTTGGCAAAGTTAAGCCGCAAGCGTGAAATTGCGTACACGCGTATTCCTGCAATTTTACAGGATGATTTTTTGAAAAAGAGCGCGGGACGGAGATTTATTCGCGCAAAATATGCAGAAGGAAAGGTATATCTTCCTTCTGAAAATCATTCATCGGGGTCTTTGTTTTCAGCGGTCGGTTGCAATGCCTTAATTGATATTCCACCGGGAACGCCGGCAATTATGCGTGGAACAGAAGTCGAAATTATAAAATTGTAG
- a CDS encoding molybdopterin-binding protein: protein MKSIKTIDAVGHVLCHDITQIIKGVTKDARFRKGHVVTQEDIPVLLSLGKDHLYVWEKKEGMLHENEAAEILREICQSDHMIASPVKEGKIELSAACDGVLKIDVDKLHAINALDEITIATRHNHTPVKKGDKLAGMRVVPLVIDEKKVQKAKEIAGEQSIFQLLPYQKMKAGVVTTGNEVFYGRIQDTFTPVLMQKLESYGAVVQEHRIVNDDPDKITKAIEELIACGVDLILCTGGMSVDPDDMTPAAIKATGAQMITYGVPVLPGAMFLLAYYQGKLPIMGLPGCVMYAKTTIFDLVLPRVIAGEKIEKMELMKLGHGGLCLECPVCTYPACSFGKGV from the coding sequence ATGAAAAGTATAAAAACAATAGATGCTGTTGGTCATGTGCTATGCCATGATATTACGCAGATTATTAAAGGTGTAACCAAAGATGCACGTTTTCGTAAAGGACATGTTGTAACCCAAGAAGATATTCCGGTTCTTTTATCATTAGGAAAAGATCATCTTTATGTATGGGAGAAGAAGGAAGGTATGCTGCACGAAAATGAGGCAGCTGAGATTTTACGAGAAATCTGTCAGAGTGACCATATGATTGCGTCACCGGTGAAAGAAGGCAAAATTGAGCTGTCGGCAGCTTGTGACGGTGTTTTAAAAATAGATGTAGATAAATTGCATGCAATCAATGCGCTAGATGAAATCACAATCGCGACAAGGCATAATCATACGCCGGTAAAGAAGGGCGATAAACTGGCTGGGATGCGTGTGGTTCCACTGGTAATTGATGAAAAAAAAGTACAGAAGGCAAAAGAGATTGCCGGAGAACAAAGTATTTTTCAATTACTGCCTTATCAGAAGATGAAGGCAGGCGTAGTTACGACAGGGAATGAAGTCTTTTATGGAAGAATTCAAGATACTTTTACACCTGTTCTCATGCAGAAGTTAGAAAGTTATGGTGCTGTCGTACAAGAGCATCGGATTGTTAACGATGATCCAGACAAGATTACGAAGGCGATTGAAGAGCTGATTGCCTGTGGCGTGGATCTGATTCTTTGTACGGGCGGGATGAGTGTGGATCCGGATGATATGACGCCAGCTGCGATAAAAGCAACCGGTGCACAAATGATAACGTATGGTGTGCCTGTTCTGCCTGGTGCGATGTTTTTGCTTGCGTATTATCAAGGTAAGCTGCCGATTATGGGGTTGCCGGGATGCGTAATGTACGCGAAAACAACGATCTTTGATTTGGTTCTGCCACGCGTTATCGCCGGCGAAAAGATAGAAAAGATGGAATTGATGAAACTAGGTCATGGCGGACTCTGCCTTGAATGTCCTGTTTGTACGTATCCAGCTTGCAGCTTTGGCAAGGGGGTCTAG
- a CDS encoding 4Fe-4S dicluster domain-containing protein, with protein sequence MGVDEMLVRQSSCVNQRMRDMHCTKCQEICPHEAIEINPSGQILIQQNCTACGLCFSKCPAQVFSWKEQQRYPLKMKKGTLEIFCNQIKCDGYIACLAKLDPYELAYLAIQAEVILCFDQAECGQCNANAVVYVQRMVKQVNAFLSAVGIKQIVFLGERKKVAEKLNRRDLLNFFFTKAKQSIGEVLPVTAQVLSFRELLIDELKCKLPQVKGGAAPLFKGAKVTEDCNMCGVCVRACRKQAMRIVEDEKNQWMMLQHKQSACSGCGVCQHVCPQKSLEISDKNSTLENVFCKEYVSILQKHLTICEKCGAIIKGIYTICRKCEQKRIKKLQSIY encoded by the coding sequence ATGGGCGTAGATGAAATGCTGGTCAGACAATCTTCCTGTGTAAATCAGCGGATGCGGGATATGCATTGTACAAAATGCCAAGAGATTTGTCCACATGAGGCAATTGAGATAAATCCGTCTGGACAGATTTTAATTCAGCAAAATTGTACAGCGTGCGGTTTGTGTTTCAGTAAATGTCCTGCGCAAGTTTTTTCATGGAAAGAGCAGCAGCGGTATCCTTTAAAAATGAAAAAGGGAACACTGGAAATTTTCTGCAATCAAATCAAATGTGATGGCTATATCGCTTGTTTGGCTAAGCTTGATCCATATGAACTTGCTTATTTAGCAATCCAAGCAGAAGTGATCCTCTGTTTTGATCAAGCGGAATGTGGTCAGTGTAATGCAAATGCAGTTGTATATGTACAGCGAATGGTGAAACAGGTGAATGCATTTTTGTCCGCAGTGGGTATCAAACAAATTGTTTTCTTAGGAGAACGGAAAAAAGTTGCAGAAAAATTAAATCGACGCGATTTATTAAATTTCTTCTTTACGAAAGCAAAGCAATCGATTGGTGAAGTGCTTCCCGTAACTGCACAAGTTTTAAGTTTTAGGGAATTACTTATAGATGAATTGAAGTGTAAGCTGCCTCAGGTAAAAGGGGGCGCTGCGCCCCTTTTTAAAGGAGCAAAAGTAACCGAGGACTGCAATATGTGTGGTGTTTGCGTTCGGGCTTGTCGGAAGCAAGCGATGCGAATTGTTGAAGATGAAAAAAATCAATGGATGATGCTGCAGCACAAACAGAGTGCTTGTAGTGGCTGCGGGGTTTGTCAACATGTTTGTCCGCAAAAATCCTTAGAAATTTCCGATAAAAATAGCACATTGGAAAATGTTTTTTGTAAAGAATATGTCAGTATCTTGCAAAAACACTTGACGATTTGTGAAAAATGTGGTGCTATTATAAAAGGAATTTATACAATTTGCCGAAAATGCGAACAAAAACGTATAAAAAAATTGCAGTCGATCTATTAA
- the nrfD gene encoding NrfD/PsrC family molybdoenzyme membrane anchor subunit: MDQIWGSMAQYTKIIWGWEIAVYLFLAGLSAGALISAILVKWRSNLSQGYDGIMKAGAVIALPAISLGLALLIVDLGKPLSFWLLMLHFNLNSVMSIGVILLSIYSLFMTIFGVVIFKKELLEYSLTAWAVKPFLFIVEWFEKAGRWFDWIMVVLALGIAAYTGFLLSALVAKPLLNVPLLPVLFLVSGISSGVAACIALSVTVFKESVRESNLKYLLSLDTKLIPTELFILFVMFTGLFNMGGQYAVVGHQALTIGIWAKVFWFGIIGVGLIGPLLVIAFSLHHYEQSESAPVPVGTLLVNSVLVLTGVMLLRFYMLYAGQIFY, from the coding sequence ATGGATCAAATTTGGGGAAGTATGGCACAGTATACCAAAATTATTTGGGGTTGGGAGATTGCTGTGTATCTATTTTTAGCCGGACTTAGTGCGGGTGCTTTGATATCAGCGATTTTAGTAAAATGGCGCTCGAATTTAAGTCAAGGTTATGATGGGATTATGAAAGCTGGCGCAGTGATTGCTTTGCCGGCGATTAGTTTAGGTCTGGCTTTGTTAATTGTAGATTTGGGTAAACCGCTTAGTTTTTGGCTTTTGATGCTGCATTTTAATTTAAACTCTGTAATGTCAATTGGTGTTATTTTATTAAGCATATATTCTCTTTTCATGACGATTTTTGGTGTTGTTATCTTTAAAAAAGAACTTTTGGAGTATTCTTTAACAGCATGGGCGGTAAAACCTTTTCTTTTTATTGTTGAATGGTTTGAAAAGGCTGGCAGATGGTTTGACTGGATTATGGTGGTGCTTGCATTGGGGATTGCGGCTTATACCGGGTTTTTATTGTCGGCGTTGGTGGCGAAACCTTTGCTCAATGTGCCTTTGCTTCCAGTATTGTTCTTGGTGTCTGGTATTTCTTCCGGTGTAGCAGCTTGCATTGCGTTAAGTGTTACGGTATTTAAAGAATCTGTACGAGAAAGCAATTTAAAATATTTGCTTTCATTGGATACGAAATTAATACCAACCGAGTTATTCATTTTGTTTGTCATGTTTACCGGATTGTTTAACATGGGCGGACAGTATGCAGTTGTTGGGCATCAGGCATTAACGATCGGCATTTGGGCAAAAGTGTTTTGGTTTGGCATTATTGGCGTTGGCTTAATTGGGCCGTTGCTTGTGATTGCATTTTCGTTACATCATTATGAACAAAGCGAAAGTGCACCAGTTCCAGTGGGGACATTGTTAGTGAATTCTGTATTGGTACTGACTGGTGTTATGTTGCTGCGGTTTTATATGCTATATGCGGGACAAATTTTTTATTAA